In Streptomyces violaceusniger Tu 4113, one DNA window encodes the following:
- the serA gene encoding phosphoglycerate dehydrogenase — protein sequence MSTASTGKPVVLIAEELSPATVEALGPDFEIRHCNGADRAELLPAIAGVDAILVRSATKVDAEAIALAKKLKVVARAGVGLDNVDVSTATKAGVMVVNAPTSNIVTAAELACGLLVATARNIPQASAALKNGEWKRSKYTGVELSEKTLGVVGLGRIGVLVAQRMSAFGMKVVAYDPYVQPARAAQMGVKLLSLDELLEVSDFISVHLPKTPETVGLIGDEALHKVKPELRIVNAARGGIVDEVALAAALKEGRVAGAGLDVFSQEPCTESPLFEFDNVVVTPHLGASTGEAQEKAGIAVARSVRLALAGELVPDAVNVQGGVIAEDVRPGLPLAEKLGRIFTALAGEVAVRLDVEVYGEITQHDVKVLELSALKGVFEDIVDETVSYVNAPLFAQERGVEVRLTTSSESSEHRNVVTVRGTLSDGEEVSISGTLAGHKHQQKIVAVGEYDVDLALADHMAFLRYTDRPGVVGTLGRILGEAGINIAGMQVSRAAAGGAALVALTVDDTIPQPVLTEIAEEIGASSARSVNLV from the coding sequence GTGAGCACTGCTTCCACTGGTAAACCTGTCGTACTCATCGCCGAAGAGCTCTCTCCGGCGACGGTCGAGGCCCTGGGCCCGGACTTCGAGATCCGGCACTGCAACGGGGCGGACCGAGCCGAGCTCCTTCCCGCCATCGCCGGTGTGGACGCGATCCTCGTCCGCAGCGCGACCAAGGTCGACGCCGAGGCCATCGCCCTGGCGAAGAAGCTGAAGGTGGTCGCTCGCGCGGGCGTCGGCCTGGACAATGTGGACGTCTCGACCGCCACCAAGGCCGGCGTCATGGTCGTCAACGCGCCGACGTCCAACATCGTCACCGCCGCCGAGCTCGCCTGCGGTCTGCTGGTGGCCACGGCCCGCAACATCCCGCAGGCCAGTGCCGCGTTGAAGAACGGTGAGTGGAAGCGCAGCAAGTACACCGGTGTGGAGCTGAGCGAGAAGACCCTCGGCGTCGTCGGCCTCGGCCGCATCGGCGTCCTGGTGGCCCAGCGGATGTCCGCATTCGGCATGAAGGTCGTCGCGTACGACCCGTATGTGCAGCCCGCGCGGGCCGCGCAGATGGGCGTGAAGCTGCTCTCGCTGGACGAGCTGCTCGAGGTCTCCGACTTCATCTCCGTCCACCTCCCCAAGACCCCCGAGACGGTCGGCCTGATCGGCGACGAGGCGCTGCACAAGGTCAAGCCGGAGCTCCGGATCGTCAACGCCGCGCGCGGCGGGATCGTGGACGAGGTGGCGCTGGCCGCCGCCCTCAAGGAGGGCCGGGTGGCCGGGGCCGGGCTGGACGTCTTCTCCCAGGAGCCGTGCACCGAGTCCCCGCTGTTCGAGTTCGACAATGTGGTGGTCACCCCCCATCTGGGCGCCTCCACCGGTGAGGCCCAGGAGAAGGCGGGCATCGCGGTCGCCCGCTCGGTGCGGCTGGCGCTGGCCGGCGAGCTGGTCCCGGACGCGGTGAACGTCCAGGGTGGCGTCATCGCCGAGGATGTGCGCCCCGGGCTGCCGCTGGCCGAGAAGCTGGGGCGGATCTTCACCGCGCTCGCGGGCGAGGTCGCGGTCCGCCTCGATGTCGAGGTGTACGGCGAGATCACCCAGCACGACGTCAAGGTGCTGGAGCTGTCGGCGCTCAAGGGTGTCTTCGAGGACATCGTCGACGAGACCGTGTCGTATGTGAACGCCCCGCTGTTCGCGCAGGAGCGCGGTGTCGAGGTGCGGCTGACCACCAGCTCGGAGTCGAGCGAGCACCGCAATGTGGTGACCGTGCGCGGCACCCTGTCGGATGGCGAGGAGGTCTCGATCTCCGGCACGCTGGCCGGTCACAAGCATCAGCAGAAGATCGTCGCGGTCGGGGAGTACGACGTGGATCTGGCGCTCGCCGACCACATGGCCTTCCTCCGCTACACCGACCGCCCGGGTGTGGTCGGCACGCTCGGCCGCATCCTGGGCGAGGCGGGTATCAACATCGCCGGGATGCAGGTCTCGCGGGCGGCGGCGGGCGGTGCCGCGCTGGTGGCGCTCACGGTGGACGACACCATTCCGCA
- the ilvC gene encoding ketol-acid reductoisomerase gives MAELFYDDDADLSIIQGRKVAILGYGSQGHAHALSLRDSGVDVRVGLHEGSKSKAKAEEQGLRVVTPAEASAEADVIMILVPDPIQAKVYEESVKDNLKDGDALFFGHGLNIRFDFIKPPAHVDVCMVAPKGPGHLVRRQYEEGRGVPCIAAVEQDATGNGFELALSYAKGIGGTRAGVIKTTFTEETETDLFGEQAVLCGGTSALVKAGFETLVEAGYQPEIAYFECLHELKLIVDLMYEGGLEKMRWSISETAEWGDYVSGPRIINDSTKAEMKKLLGEIQDGTFAKNWMAEYNAGLPKYNELKKADENHLLETTGKELRKLMSWVDEEA, from the coding sequence GTGGCCGAGCTGTTCTACGACGACGACGCCGACCTGTCCATCATCCAGGGCCGTAAGGTCGCAATCCTCGGCTACGGCAGCCAGGGCCACGCCCACGCGCTGTCGCTGCGCGACTCGGGCGTCGATGTCCGGGTCGGTCTGCACGAGGGCTCCAAGTCCAAGGCGAAGGCCGAGGAGCAGGGCCTGCGCGTGGTCACCCCCGCCGAGGCGTCTGCCGAGGCCGACGTGATCATGATCCTGGTCCCGGACCCGATCCAGGCGAAGGTCTACGAGGAGTCCGTGAAGGACAACCTGAAGGACGGCGACGCGCTGTTCTTCGGGCACGGTCTCAACATCCGCTTCGACTTCATCAAGCCCCCGGCCCATGTGGACGTCTGCATGGTCGCCCCCAAGGGCCCGGGCCACCTGGTCCGCCGCCAGTACGAGGAGGGCCGCGGCGTGCCGTGTATCGCGGCCGTCGAGCAGGACGCCACCGGAAACGGCTTCGAACTGGCCCTGTCGTACGCCAAGGGCATCGGCGGCACCCGCGCCGGTGTCATCAAGACCACCTTCACCGAGGAGACCGAGACCGACCTCTTCGGTGAGCAGGCGGTCCTGTGCGGCGGCACCTCGGCGCTGGTCAAGGCCGGGTTCGAGACCCTGGTCGAGGCCGGCTACCAGCCGGAGATCGCGTACTTCGAGTGCCTCCACGAGCTCAAGCTGATCGTGGACCTCATGTACGAGGGCGGCCTGGAGAAGATGCGCTGGTCGATCTCCGAGACCGCCGAGTGGGGTGACTACGTCTCCGGTCCGCGGATCATCAACGACTCCACCAAGGCCGAGATGAAGAAGCTCCTCGGCGAGATCCAGGACGGCACCTTCGCCAAGAACTGGATGGCGGAGTACAACGCCGGTCTGCCGAAGTACAACGAGCTGAAGAAGGCCGACGAGAACCACCTGCTGGAGACCACCGGCAAGGAGCTGCGCAAGCTCATGAGCTGGGTGGACGAGGAGGCGTAA
- the ilvN gene encoding acetolactate synthase small subunit: protein MSKHTLSVLVENTPGILARIAALFSRRGFNIDSLAVGVTEHPDISRITIVVNVEELPLEQVTKQLNKLVNVLKIVELEDGQAIQRELVLVKVRADNETRSQIVEIVQLFRAKTVDVSPEAVTIEATGGSDKLEAMLKMLEPYGIKELVQSGTIAIGRGARSITDRSLRALDRSA from the coding sequence ATGTCCAAGCACACGCTCTCCGTCCTGGTGGAGAACACCCCCGGCATCCTCGCCCGGATCGCCGCCCTGTTCTCCCGCCGCGGCTTCAACATCGACTCGCTGGCCGTCGGCGTCACCGAGCACCCCGACATCTCCCGGATCACCATCGTGGTCAATGTCGAGGAGCTGCCGCTGGAGCAGGTCACCAAGCAGCTCAACAAGCTGGTCAATGTGCTGAAGATCGTCGAGCTGGAGGACGGCCAGGCGATTCAGCGGGAGCTCGTCCTGGTGAAGGTCCGCGCCGACAACGAGACCCGTTCCCAGATCGTCGAGATCGTCCAGCTCTTCCGCGCCAAGACCGTGGACGTCTCCCCGGAGGCCGTCACCATCGAGGCCACCGGCGGCAGCGACAAGCTCGAGGCCATGCTCAAGATGCTGGAACCGTACGGCATCAAGGAGTTGGTCCAGTCCGGCACCATCGCCATAGGGCGTGGCGCCCGCTCCATCACCGACCGGAGCCTGCGCGCGCTCGACCGGTCCGCCTGA